One window of Paenibacillus sp. FSL K6-3182 genomic DNA carries:
- a CDS encoding S8 family peptidase yields the protein MHRKWIGGLTILALAALLIPMTPIFAPKDVKKPPQTSSFSAKREHTLKIAALQSDMKATAMLCSTECSKDFQKLMSSSMGSKNEADQQIKHMMHEHAHMAYISWISGNRSVDRGALPQTEDQKVKSYVSEAKSQVSKGAKFESPSFTAKNGSRYMVLGVPDSKHSGIGVVGVIKQDILKSVEHHQMRNLRLVPYPVEGNYKIESVKPNSTIDTTVRTGEDNGNASHYHVRDVVVHFVKPLSGSELEQVKRDINAEWVKQVGDTFIFRSRNIETDQLVRYFKQTWNTEYTEPHYLYMTNESSAAIVPNDALYSEYQWNLPSIETEKGWSLSKGSDKVIIAVLDTGVQSNHPDLKGKLAEGKNIVDENAAPDDDVGHGTHVSGIIGATVNNNEGVAGLSWYNKIMPVKVLDSSGAGSTYSVAQGIIWAVDHGAKVINMSLGNYAQADFLHDAIKYAYEHDVVMIAASGNDNTDRPGYPAAYPEVFAVAATNSSKEKASFSNYGDYIDVAAPGDSIASTYPGSQYAALSGTSMASPHVAALAGLIRSINPELSNVEVMEIMRKSAIDLGAKGKDDYFGYGEIDVDKALQAASKYGGALQTYPDQVKRRLDRIMNKYGK from the coding sequence ATGCATAGAAAATGGATTGGTGGCCTTACAATTTTAGCCTTAGCTGCTCTACTTATACCAATGACGCCGATATTTGCCCCTAAAGACGTCAAAAAACCGCCGCAAACGTCTAGTTTTTCTGCAAAACGCGAGCATACGCTCAAAATTGCTGCGCTGCAATCCGATATGAAAGCGACAGCGATGCTTTGCTCAACAGAGTGCTCCAAAGATTTTCAGAAGCTAATGAGCTCCAGTATGGGATCAAAAAACGAAGCTGATCAACAAATCAAGCATATGATGCATGAGCATGCGCACATGGCTTATATTAGCTGGATTTCGGGCAATCGCAGCGTTGATCGAGGAGCCCTTCCACAAACAGAGGATCAGAAAGTCAAATCTTATGTTTCTGAAGCAAAATCACAAGTTAGCAAAGGGGCCAAATTTGAATCCCCTTCTTTCACGGCCAAAAATGGAAGCCGTTATATGGTGCTGGGTGTGCCAGACTCCAAGCATAGTGGAATCGGTGTTGTCGGTGTCATCAAACAAGATATTTTGAAATCCGTAGAACATCATCAAATGCGCAACCTTAGACTTGTACCTTACCCGGTTGAAGGAAATTACAAAATCGAATCCGTGAAACCAAACTCAACGATCGATACGACTGTTCGTACTGGCGAGGATAACGGTAATGCCAGTCATTATCATGTTCGTGACGTCGTTGTACATTTCGTTAAGCCTCTTTCGGGCAGTGAGCTTGAACAGGTAAAACGCGATATAAATGCGGAGTGGGTTAAACAAGTCGGAGATACTTTTATTTTCCGCTCAAGAAATATTGAAACGGATCAGCTAGTCCGTTATTTCAAGCAAACGTGGAATACCGAATATACAGAACCACATTATTTGTATATGACAAATGAGAGCTCAGCCGCTATCGTTCCAAATGACGCTTTGTACTCAGAGTACCAATGGAATTTGCCATCAATTGAGACGGAAAAGGGCTGGAGTTTATCTAAAGGCAGTGACAAGGTTATTATTGCTGTGCTTGATACCGGCGTGCAAAGCAATCATCCGGATTTGAAGGGAAAGCTCGCTGAAGGCAAAAATATAGTAGATGAAAATGCGGCTCCCGATGATGATGTTGGCCACGGAACCCATGTATCTGGCATCATTGGCGCTACCGTTAACAATAATGAAGGTGTTGCCGGTTTATCATGGTACAACAAAATTATGCCTGTTAAAGTATTGGACAGCAGCGGTGCAGGCTCAACTTACTCCGTCGCTCAAGGCATTATTTGGGCCGTCGATCATGGAGCTAAGGTCATTAATATGAGCTTAGGCAACTATGCGCAGGCAGATTTTCTACATGACGCGATTAAATACGCCTATGAACATGACGTAGTTATGATTGCAGCCAGCGGTAACGATAATACGGATCGACCGGGATATCCAGCCGCATATCCGGAAGTATTCGCTGTTGCGGCTACCAACAGCAGCAAAGAAAAAGCCTCATTTTCCAACTATGGCGATTATATAGACGTTGCAGCACCTGGCGACAGCATTGCGAGCACCTATCCTGGCAGTCAATATGCGGCATTGTCCGGCACATCTATGGCAAGTCCCCATGTCGCGGCATTGGCAGGATTGATTCGTTCCATTAATCCTGAGCTATCCAACGTTGAAGTTATGGAAATTATGAGAAAATCAGCTATTGATTTAGGCGCCAAAGGAAAAGACGATTATTTTGGCTATGGAGAAATCGATGTTGATAAAGCGCTGCAAGCTGCTTCAAAATACGGTGGAGCGCTGCAAACTTATCCCGATCAGGTAAAAAGAAGGCTTGATCGGATTATGAATAAGTACGGGAAGTAA
- a CDS encoding Nif3-like dinuclear metal center hexameric protein, translating into MLANGQTVIQLMEQLAPKHYAVENDKIGLQLGTLNKPIKKILVALDVTDAVVDEAIEQGAELIIAHHAIIYRPLAKLDTSTAAGRLYEKLIKNDIAVYISHTNLDVADGGINDWLADLIGIVPDNRQCLEEVHTDKLYKLVVFVPESHHEQVLEAMWRAGAGKIGSYSNCSFNIKGTGTFIPGPGTNPFIGEEGKLERADEIRIETIVPHSVHRKTVQAMLKAHPYEEVAYDLYSVDLKGRSFGLGRVGKLTEPKTLSELAEQAKQLFDVPAVRVVGALDRVIRKAAVLGGAGGKYVRHAVFSGADVLVTGDIDYHTAHDALAAGMTIIDPGHNIEKVMKQKVANWLNEQLVSSKYETTAVASSLNTEPFTFI; encoded by the coding sequence ATGCTTGCCAATGGACAAACCGTGATCCAGTTAATGGAGCAGCTTGCGCCTAAGCATTATGCGGTTGAAAATGACAAAATCGGCTTGCAGCTTGGCACATTAAATAAACCGATTAAGAAGATCCTCGTTGCATTGGATGTGACGGATGCTGTTGTTGATGAAGCGATCGAGCAAGGTGCTGAGCTTATTATCGCTCATCATGCGATCATATATCGGCCGCTTGCCAAGCTGGATACATCAACTGCGGCAGGGCGCCTATACGAGAAGCTTATCAAAAACGACATTGCCGTATATATTTCACATACCAATCTTGATGTGGCAGATGGCGGAATAAATGATTGGCTCGCTGATTTAATCGGTATCGTGCCGGATAACCGTCAGTGTTTGGAGGAAGTGCATACGGATAAGCTGTACAAGCTTGTTGTATTTGTACCAGAGAGCCATCACGAGCAAGTACTTGAGGCTATGTGGCGGGCAGGGGCAGGTAAAATTGGCAGCTACAGCAACTGCAGCTTCAATATAAAGGGGACAGGAACATTTATTCCCGGACCAGGAACGAACCCATTCATTGGCGAGGAAGGAAAGCTGGAGCGTGCTGATGAGATTCGGATTGAAACGATCGTGCCTCACAGTGTCCACCGCAAAACGGTCCAAGCTATGCTTAAAGCACATCCGTATGAAGAGGTTGCTTATGATTTATATTCAGTCGATTTAAAGGGCAGATCGTTTGGACTGGGCAGAGTCGGCAAGCTAACCGAGCCGAAGACACTGAGTGAGCTTGCAGAACAAGCGAAGCAATTATTTGATGTTCCAGCGGTGAGAGTCGTAGGAGCACTCGACCGAGTCATTCGCAAAGCCGCTGTACTCGGAGGTGCGGGTGGCAAGTATGTACGCCATGCTGTATTTTCCGGCGCTGATGTGCTTGTCACTGGAGATATTGATTATCACACCGCACATGATGCGCTGGCTGCAGGAATGACGATCATCGACCCTGGTCATAACATTGAAAAAGTGATGAAGCAGAAGGTTGCAAATTGGTTGAATGAACAGCTTGTGAGCAGTAAATATGAAACGACAGCGGTTGCTTCTTCCTTGAACACAGAACCGTTTACTTTTATATAG
- a CDS encoding alpha/beta hydrolase, with translation MELVLQEPQFQLQQPPEPKRWKKLMAWLKNRFELRNERDHYIARIAIGSTALFASLAMTAAALGMPTGLGTTIDILLFLILNIVAMSLAANLLSFIYSMLYLPIPRRLAAVWTYASIEAYLILYYAELGILMSIIIAIAFTIIGAAAGCLLGVLLKLKIKRRSKFLIMVGAASVAAISYLFVYWPGTAAMSQTADVALDSDSIRNTINAPDPAENGKFAFQAFTYGSGLDKHRVIFGKEVDVQSTAVDASAYITEWSKLKTKFWGFDEHALPLNGRVWMPEGEGTYPIALIVHGNHLMEDFSDGGYGYLGELLASQGIIAISVDENFLNYSVWSGIPNNDMKVRAWVLLKHLQQIKQLNEEVGNPFTGKVDLSRVALIGHSRGGQAVAMASDADRWFKDDKTLENLNDVVIESVVAIAPTDKQVDNKSAQLTDVNYLTLQGARDADVNNFYGDRQYSRTKFQESTDKFKAALYIADANHSQFNSDWGRMDERPPGGLFLSRKELLAAEDQRQVSKVYVSAFLQATLLGENSYKQLFEDYRSGLDWLPNTAYTNRFESSDFTEIARYDDGKQKTALKNGGKASVAGMIDWSIASAEDRDGKNKGTKGIELEWSEPGAEYALELSPKTIDQAAEITDGNLVFSMANLERDLIAVEDKDKADAANNALELTEPPPLPVIEIELTTTEGESIELGLDKVMPVAPPTYTAFMAFPWLEERIKDEKYKESSEPIFQTYTLPLELFSSDELAIKADEISRITFRFVSGPGKVMIDDIGFTS, from the coding sequence ATGGAATTAGTATTGCAAGAGCCGCAGTTTCAGCTGCAGCAGCCTCCTGAGCCAAAAAGATGGAAAAAATTAATGGCTTGGTTAAAAAACCGATTCGAGCTTAGAAATGAACGAGATCATTATATAGCGAGAATTGCTATAGGAAGCACAGCTCTATTTGCGTCACTAGCGATGACGGCAGCCGCGCTTGGCATGCCGACTGGACTTGGTACGACAATTGATATTTTACTTTTTTTAATTTTGAATATCGTTGCTATGAGTCTAGCAGCGAACTTGCTATCATTTATATATTCAATGTTGTATTTACCAATACCACGCAGACTTGCGGCTGTATGGACATACGCTTCGATAGAGGCTTATCTGATTTTGTATTATGCTGAGCTAGGCATACTCATGTCAATTATCATTGCGATTGCATTTACCATCATAGGGGCTGCTGCGGGCTGTTTGCTCGGTGTCCTCTTAAAGTTAAAAATAAAGCGACGGAGCAAATTTTTGATTATGGTGGGAGCAGCTTCTGTTGCAGCGATCAGTTATCTGTTTGTTTATTGGCCAGGAACTGCAGCTATGTCTCAAACGGCTGACGTCGCGCTGGACAGCGATTCCATTCGCAATACAATAAATGCGCCTGATCCAGCTGAGAATGGGAAGTTTGCATTTCAGGCTTTCACTTACGGAAGCGGGCTGGATAAGCATAGAGTTATTTTTGGCAAAGAGGTTGATGTTCAATCTACGGCAGTTGATGCTTCAGCTTATATTACTGAATGGTCAAAACTGAAAACAAAATTTTGGGGATTTGACGAGCATGCTCTGCCTTTAAATGGCCGTGTCTGGATGCCGGAGGGTGAAGGAACTTATCCAATTGCACTTATCGTACATGGCAATCATTTGATGGAGGATTTCTCTGATGGGGGTTATGGCTATTTGGGAGAGCTGCTTGCTAGCCAAGGCATAATAGCCATTTCAGTAGATGAGAATTTTTTAAACTATTCCGTTTGGTCTGGTATACCTAATAATGATATGAAAGTACGCGCTTGGGTACTTCTTAAGCATTTGCAGCAAATTAAACAGTTGAACGAAGAAGTCGGCAATCCTTTTACCGGAAAAGTTGACTTAAGTAGGGTTGCATTAATTGGTCATTCCCGCGGCGGCCAAGCAGTAGCTATGGCTTCTGATGCGGATCGCTGGTTTAAAGACGACAAAACATTAGAGAACTTAAATGATGTTGTAATCGAGTCTGTTGTAGCAATCGCACCAACAGATAAGCAAGTCGATAATAAATCGGCACAGCTGACCGATGTAAATTACTTGACACTTCAAGGGGCGCGAGATGCGGATGTAAACAATTTTTACGGTGATCGACAGTACAGCAGAACGAAGTTCCAAGAGTCAACAGATAAGTTTAAGGCAGCTCTTTATATCGCGGATGCTAATCACAGTCAATTTAATTCTGACTGGGGGAGAATGGATGAGCGTCCGCCGGGAGGCCTGTTTTTGAGTCGTAAGGAGCTGCTTGCAGCTGAGGATCAGCGTCAAGTTTCCAAAGTGTATGTATCGGCATTTTTGCAAGCTACTTTGCTAGGAGAAAACAGCTATAAGCAGCTTTTTGAAGATTATCGGTCTGGACTTGATTGGCTCCCAAATACAGCGTATACCAATCGGTTTGAATCGTCCGATTTTACAGAGATTGCTAGGTATGATGATGGCAAGCAAAAAACAGCGTTGAAGAATGGCGGCAAGGCGAGTGTTGCTGGAATGATCGATTGGAGCATCGCATCAGCTGAAGACCGCGATGGCAAAAACAAAGGTACAAAAGGAATCGAGCTGGAATGGTCGGAGCCTGGGGCGGAATATGCTTTGGAATTATCGCCAAAAACGATTGATCAAGCCGCAGAAATAACGGATGGCAATCTAGTATTTTCGATGGCAAATCTTGAACGTGATTTGATTGCTGTAGAGGATAAAGACAAAGCAGATGCTGCAAATAACGCATTAGAACTCACTGAACCGCCGCCGCTGCCGGTCATAGAGATTGAGCTTACGACGACTGAAGGCGAGAGTATAGAGCTAGGCTTAGATAAAGTTATGCCTGTGGCGCCGCCAACGTATACAGCCTTTATGGCTTTTCCTTGGCTGGAGGAGCGCATTAAGGATGAGAAATACAAAGAATCTTCGGAGCCCATATTTCAAACCTACACGCTGCCGCTTGAGCTATTCAGCTCAGACGAATTAGCAATAAAAGCGGATGAGATTAGCCGAATTACGTTTCGTTTTGTAAGTGGACCAGGAAAAGTAATGATTGATGATATTGGGTTTACATCATAG
- the helD gene encoding RNA polymerase recycling motor HelD translates to MTNSNEQLEQEEQRVIDVTDLIRTRIEQFNNQLGGIREDIVDFRRNFWDDVTLNFEDAAESAESHASMKQQAEVLSERERSHRHAEEQLKTLYKLEYSPYFGRIDLQEEGQSKSEPIYLGVGSLLDESGYEYLIYDWRAPVSSLYYDYGPGPVQYETPSGPIKGEMSLKRQFIIRDAEIRSMFDTGVTIGDELLQEVLGKQSDAQMKSIVATIQREQNRIIRNERARLLIVQGAAGSGKTSAALQRVAYLLYRYRGWLNANQIVLFSPNPMFNSYVATVLPELGEQNMQQTTYQQYLEHRLGQTFALEDPFSQMEYTLAAVNEQGYDARIAGITYKSSNSFMHLIDHYAAELGQEGLAFKAITFMGRKLISAAAISEQFYSLERSSSIGNRIRLTAEWILKELTRLSREERDQDWVQEQIELLDQEAYAKAFEDLERKKHFAGNTFDDFDAERDYLAAMIVQKKFKKLRRRVKQLLFLDVPAIYKRLFEDNANMLERFKNSDHQLPEKWNEISEQTIAKLNQKEIYYEDATPYLYLKEKLEGFQTNTLVKHLFIDEAQDYSPFQYHYLKRIFPNCKMTVLGDLNQSIFAHAVTGNGFEPLSELYSEEETEKIILTRSYRSTKPIVSFTSRMIEGGDQIEAFNRDGAEPTITKADSEMQLIEGMQERLNQLMLGGYQSIAVICKTAEESKRMHASLQPYFPKLRLVEKETVTFEKGIIVIPTYLAKGVEFDAVVISNASNEIYSRESERKLFYTACTRAMHELHIFHTGELTPFIR, encoded by the coding sequence GTGACTAATTCTAACGAACAATTGGAACAAGAGGAGCAGCGTGTCATTGACGTGACGGATCTCATCCGCACTCGGATAGAACAATTCAACAATCAGCTTGGCGGCATACGCGAGGATATCGTTGATTTCCGACGTAATTTTTGGGATGATGTAACACTAAATTTTGAGGATGCGGCGGAATCAGCAGAGTCGCATGCCAGCATGAAGCAGCAAGCAGAGGTACTCTCAGAGCGTGAACGAAGCCATCGCCATGCTGAGGAACAGCTAAAAACACTTTATAAGCTTGAGTATTCTCCATACTTCGGTCGAATTGATCTCCAGGAGGAGGGGCAGTCCAAATCAGAGCCGATTTATTTAGGTGTAGGCTCCTTGCTGGATGAAAGCGGATATGAGTACCTTATCTATGACTGGCGGGCTCCCGTGTCGAGTCTTTATTACGATTATGGCCCGGGCCCTGTGCAGTACGAAACGCCAAGCGGCCCGATTAAGGGCGAAATGTCGCTTAAGCGTCAATTTATTATACGTGATGCTGAAATTCGCAGTATGTTCGACACAGGAGTCACAATCGGGGATGAGCTGCTTCAGGAAGTGTTAGGCAAGCAGTCTGATGCCCAAATGAAAAGCATTGTAGCTACGATTCAGCGCGAGCAAAATCGCATCATTCGCAACGAACGCGCAAGGCTTCTTATCGTTCAAGGAGCTGCGGGCAGCGGAAAAACGTCAGCCGCGCTTCAACGAGTGGCCTATTTGCTTTATCGGTATCGCGGCTGGTTAAATGCGAATCAAATCGTTTTATTCTCACCAAACCCAATGTTCAACAGTTATGTGGCGACCGTATTGCCTGAGCTTGGTGAGCAAAATATGCAGCAAACGACCTATCAGCAATATCTCGAGCACAGGCTAGGACAAACGTTTGCCCTAGAGGATCCATTCTCACAAATGGAATATACGCTCGCAGCGGTTAATGAACAAGGCTATGATGCGAGAATAGCTGGAATTACTTATAAATCAAGCAATTCGTTCATGCATTTGATTGATCACTATGCAGCCGAGCTTGGTCAAGAGGGGCTAGCTTTTAAAGCAATTACGTTTATGGGACGAAAATTGATTTCTGCAGCAGCAATTTCGGAGCAGTTTTACAGTTTGGAGCGTTCGTCTTCCATTGGAAACCGGATACGCCTTACGGCGGAATGGATTCTGAAAGAGCTGACGCGGTTAAGCCGCGAAGAACGGGATCAGGACTGGGTTCAGGAACAGATCGAGCTTCTGGATCAAGAGGCGTATGCGAAGGCGTTTGAAGATCTAGAACGGAAAAAACATTTTGCAGGAAACACATTTGATGATTTTGACGCCGAACGTGATTATTTAGCCGCGATGATTGTGCAGAAAAAATTCAAGAAGCTGCGCAGACGAGTGAAGCAATTATTGTTTTTGGATGTGCCAGCGATTTATAAGAGACTATTCGAGGATAATGCGAATATGTTGGAGCGATTTAAAAACAGCGATCATCAATTGCCTGAAAAATGGAATGAAATTAGTGAGCAAACGATTGCAAAACTCAATCAGAAAGAGATTTATTATGAGGATGCTACTCCGTATTTATATTTAAAAGAAAAGCTTGAAGGATTTCAAACGAATACATTGGTTAAACATTTATTTATTGATGAAGCGCAGGACTATTCACCTTTTCAATATCACTATTTAAAACGTATTTTTCCCAACTGCAAAATGACCGTGCTGGGTGATCTCAATCAGTCCATATTTGCTCACGCTGTAACAGGTAATGGTTTTGAGCCGTTATCTGAGCTGTATAGCGAGGAGGAGACGGAGAAGATCATTTTAACAAGAAGCTATCGCTCGACGAAGCCGATTGTGTCATTCACGAGTCGGATGATTGAAGGCGGTGATCAGATAGAGGCCTTTAACCGAGATGGCGCTGAGCCAACAATCACTAAAGCAGATAGCGAAATGCAGCTCATAGAGGGAATGCAGGAACGATTGAATCAGCTGATGCTGGGCGGTTATCAATCGATTGCGGTCATATGTAAAACGGCGGAAGAAAGCAAACGCATGCATGCGTCTTTGCAGCCATACTTTCCTAAGCTCCGCCTTGTAGAGAAGGAAACCGTTACTTTTGAAAAAGGAATTATTGTGATTCCTACTTATTTAGCCAAGGGCGTCGAGTTTGATGCAGTTGTCATTAGCAATGCTAGCAATGAGATCTATTCACGCGAAAGCGAAAGAAAGCTGTTTTACACGGCATGTACGAGAGCGATGCATGAGCTCCATATTTTCCATACGGGAGAGCTCACGCCGTTCATCAGATAA
- a CDS encoding queuosine precursor transporter → MFNLWFGAIFMLVHFSLFLLSYRFFGRVGIYAWIGMATVLANIQVVKTIDIHAFGMIIAITLGNTMYGTIYLASDLLNEKYGEKAAKRAVWFGFFTLITSTIIMQMALLFNPLNEEFPLQVQGAMETLFGLMPRIALASLCAYFVSQFLDVKIYSTLKRLCPAPNQLWIRNNGSTMVSQLVDTFIFCTIAFAGAPGYSSKLWLSIFLSTYVIKFIVSLCSTPFLYAARNFTFKEEKESLPG, encoded by the coding sequence ATGTTTAATTTATGGTTTGGCGCGATCTTCATGCTCGTGCATTTTTCGTTATTTCTTCTTTCGTATCGTTTTTTTGGCCGGGTAGGCATTTACGCTTGGATAGGAATGGCTACCGTGTTAGCCAACATTCAAGTCGTCAAAACAATCGATATCCATGCCTTCGGCATGATTATTGCTATAACGCTTGGCAATACGATGTACGGAACTATCTACTTGGCGTCAGACCTTCTTAATGAAAAGTATGGCGAAAAAGCGGCCAAAAGAGCCGTTTGGTTCGGATTCTTCACGCTTATTACTTCGACCATTATTATGCAGATGGCGCTTCTTTTTAATCCGTTAAATGAAGAATTTCCTCTGCAGGTTCAAGGTGCTATGGAAACGTTATTCGGACTAATGCCAAGAATTGCACTAGCAAGCTTATGCGCTTATTTTGTGAGCCAATTTTTGGACGTCAAAATTTACTCCACTTTAAAACGTTTATGTCCGGCTCCTAATCAGCTCTGGATTCGTAATAATGGGAGTACTATGGTAAGTCAGCTAGTCGATACGTTCATATTTTGCACCATTGCTTTTGCAGGCGCACCAGGCTATAGCAGCAAGCTTTGGCTCTCTATTTTCTTATCGACTTATGTCATCAAATTTATCGTATCCCTTTGTTCGACACCATTCTTATATGCTGCAAGAAACTTTACCTTTAAAGAAGAAAAGGAAAGTCTTCCGGGCTGA
- a CDS encoding GTP pyrophosphokinase family protein, which translates to MKTNQLKQWAHFFLTYKFALDAVETKLNILNEEFQFIHDYNPIEHMKTRIKAPESVMQKLQRKGLPITLEDAKEHIRDIAGVRVICSFSTDIYQIVDMISKQSDVRVVELKDYVINPKPNGYQSIHLLIEIPVFLTDRTENVLVEIQIRTIAMDFWASLEHKIYYKFNEQIPLHIQQQLKGSADMIHLLDREMLALNVEVQKHREQALK; encoded by the coding sequence ATGAAAACGAATCAACTAAAGCAATGGGCTCATTTTTTTCTGACTTATAAATTTGCGCTCGATGCTGTAGAAACAAAACTTAACATTCTAAATGAAGAATTTCAATTTATTCATGATTACAATCCGATCGAGCATATGAAGACCAGAATCAAAGCGCCAGAGAGCGTCATGCAGAAGCTTCAGCGCAAAGGACTCCCTATTACTCTTGAGGATGCCAAAGAGCATATACGGGATATTGCTGGCGTGCGCGTAATCTGTTCCTTCTCTACCGATATTTATCAAATCGTCGACATGATTAGCAAGCAAAGCGACGTGCGCGTCGTTGAGCTCAAGGATTATGTCATCAATCCGAAGCCAAATGGTTATCAGAGCATTCATTTGCTAATTGAAATACCGGTCTTCCTTACCGATCGAACCGAAAATGTGCTTGTAGAAATTCAAATTCGAACGATTGCCATGGATTTCTGGGCAAGTCTCGAGCATAAGATCTATTATAAATTCAATGAGCAAATTCCGCTACATATACAACAGCAGCTCAAAGGCTCTGCCGATATGATTCATCTTCTGGATCGGGAGATGCTTGCTTTGAATGTGGAAGTACAAAAGCACCGTGAGCAAGCTCTAAAATAA
- a CDS encoding ABC transporter ATP-binding protein, which yields MIIDIHNVSWEQNNNKILEQISWKVNEGEHWCLLGLNGSGKTTLLNMINGYIWPSEGSMEVLGKKFGEFDLRELRKSIGWVSTSLQQKLYGSETALKIVLSGKFATIGLYDQTDSADMIQAEELMRTLGCTALMERTYNTLSQGEKQRVLIARALMATPKLLILDEPCTGLDVFAREQLLQMIAAVAGEQNAPTIIYVTHHVEEILPCFAKTLLIKKGKVFAANDTSEVLTSALMSDFFGVPVHIEKRNSRNWITVEGDLWN from the coding sequence GTGATCATTGACATTCATAACGTTTCGTGGGAACAAAATAACAATAAAATTTTGGAACAAATAAGCTGGAAAGTAAACGAAGGTGAGCATTGGTGTTTGCTTGGACTGAACGGGTCTGGCAAAACAACATTGCTGAATATGATTAACGGCTATATATGGCCATCTGAAGGCAGTATGGAGGTACTTGGGAAAAAATTCGGTGAATTTGATTTACGCGAGCTGAGAAAAAGCATTGGCTGGGTTAGTACTTCATTGCAGCAAAAGCTATACGGCTCTGAGACTGCTCTAAAAATTGTTCTTAGCGGCAAATTTGCAACCATTGGACTATATGATCAAACCGATTCTGCTGACATGATCCAAGCAGAAGAATTAATGAGAACACTCGGCTGTACGGCTTTAATGGAGCGAACATACAATACGCTGTCACAAGGAGAGAAGCAGCGAGTGTTGATCGCAAGGGCGCTGATGGCTACTCCGAAGCTGTTAATACTGGATGAGCCGTGTACAGGACTTGATGTATTTGCACGCGAGCAGCTGCTTCAAATGATAGCTGCTGTGGCAGGAGAGCAGAATGCTCCTACCATTATTTACGTGACCCATCACGTGGAAGAGATATTGCCTTGCTTTGCAAAAACGCTTTTAATTAAGAAGGGGAAGGTGTTTGCAGCAAATGACACTTCTGAGGTGCTGACATCCGCACTTATGAGTGATTTTTTTGGAGTGCCTGTCCATATCGAGAAGCGTAATAGCCGAAACTGGATTACTGTTGAGGGGGATTTATGGAATTAG
- a CDS encoding DUF1540 domain-containing protein, producing MPKGVSCSVANCNFWKEGNNCGASEINIEIDQHAGANFKEEFAADDLGLFHQDQAEQSKSTCCLTFKPKE from the coding sequence ATGCCAAAAGGCGTGTCTTGTAGTGTCGCTAACTGCAACTTCTGGAAAGAAGGCAATAATTGTGGAGCTAGTGAAATCAACATCGAAATCGATCAACATGCAGGCGCCAATTTTAAAGAAGAATTTGCTGCGGATGACCTCGGACTATTTCATCAAGATCAAGCTGAACAATCAAAGTCAACATGCTGCCTTACCTTTAAACCAAAGGAGTGA
- a CDS encoding YpuI family protein, with protein MPTANVKALTESTRTKLKDALSQLEPFLNNNSLPQLTGEDDGEEAHTFYKGLLSDLRHLLVFSEVSVEKLGVLLRRPNFDTDYAERVLYEVYHQCVSAFFYPKNECYSEDGRYAYTGQDAIRFRFKPNRDSRGIVLSVSKVFEELRDELAYYENDYMTQRRMQGQK; from the coding sequence ATGCCAACTGCCAACGTCAAAGCACTAACGGAATCAACTCGCACAAAGCTAAAGGATGCGTTAAGCCAACTGGAACCGTTTCTGAATAACAATTCCTTGCCCCAATTAACCGGCGAAGATGATGGAGAAGAAGCACATACTTTTTACAAAGGCCTTTTATCCGATTTGAGACATTTATTGGTCTTTTCTGAAGTCTCGGTTGAAAAGCTGGGAGTATTGCTCAGACGGCCCAATTTTGATACAGATTATGCGGAACGCGTGCTGTATGAGGTTTACCATCAATGCGTAAGCGCGTTTTTCTATCCGAAGAACGAATGTTATTCTGAAGATGGCCGTTATGCTTATACTGGCCAAGATGCGATTCGTTTCCGCTTTAAACCGAATCGTGATTCTCGTGGTATCGTACTTAGTGTTTCCAAGGTTTTTGAAGAACTGCGTGATGAATTAGCGTATTACGAAAATGATTACATGACTCAGCGTCGTATGCAAGGACAAAAATAA